A genome region from Sphingobacteriaceae bacterium GW460-11-11-14-LB5 includes the following:
- a CDS encoding dihydrodipicolinate synthase family protein — protein sequence MENSQKGFIPVMLTPFLSNGNIDYPALTQLTEIYLQAGSSGLFANCLSSEMFELSGKERIQAIKHVIKVVDGAVPVVATGTFGGEISKQADFVKEVSDAGVEAVIAITSLLADESESDEVFNDRVFDLLHQTDKIPLGFYECPVPYKRVLKPQQLADFVATDRVIYHKDTCLDLGQIKEKLKLTAGKTFGLYDAYIVHAVESLKAGASGLSCIQGNYFPELIVWLCDHYNDETFKDEVQVVQQFLIDNMDVMHNVYPVVSKYFLQKRGLNISTFTRRNVGSFTPSVVKEVETLFDDYTSLRNNLNIKVFI from the coding sequence ATGGAAAACTCACAAAAAGGGTTCATCCCGGTTATGCTTACGCCTTTTTTAAGCAACGGAAATATAGATTATCCCGCTCTTACTCAGCTTACTGAAATTTATTTACAGGCAGGATCATCGGGTTTATTTGCCAATTGTTTGTCGAGCGAAATGTTCGAATTGAGTGGTAAAGAGCGGATTCAGGCCATTAAACATGTGATAAAAGTGGTAGATGGGGCAGTGCCGGTAGTGGCTACCGGAACATTTGGCGGGGAAATAAGTAAACAGGCCGATTTTGTAAAAGAAGTAAGCGATGCAGGGGTAGAGGCTGTGATTGCCATTACCAGTTTGTTAGCTGATGAAAGTGAATCGGATGAGGTTTTTAATGATCGTGTTTTTGATCTGCTTCATCAAACGGATAAAATTCCCCTTGGATTTTATGAATGTCCGGTTCCCTATAAAAGAGTATTAAAACCGCAACAATTAGCCGATTTTGTGGCTACTGATCGCGTAATTTACCACAAAGATACCTGCCTTGACCTCGGGCAGATTAAAGAAAAACTTAAACTGACAGCAGGCAAGACTTTTGGGCTTTACGATGCCTATATCGTACATGCAGTAGAATCGTTAAAAGCGGGAGCTTCAGGTTTATCCTGCATTCAGGGGAATTATTTTCCGGAACTGATTGTCTGGCTTTGCGACCATTATAATGATGAAACTTTTAAAGATGAAGTGCAGGTGGTACAGCAGTTTTTAATCGACAATATGGATGTGATGCATAATGTGTATCCGGTAGTATCGAAATATTTCCTGCAAAAACGTGGTCTTAATATTTCGACCTTTACGCGCCGAAATGTAGGTTCCTTTACGCCAAGTGTAGTTAAAGAAGTAGAAACTTTGTTTGATGATTATACTTCGCTGCGCAATAATTTAAATATTAAGGTATTTATATAG
- a CDS encoding AraC family transcriptional regulator: MKPHFHKVPITLQSSFSIRHDIKPDFGNIWHYHPELELHYVIKGEGVRFIGDNISNFVPDEMVLLGENLPHTWRCKDEYFQNNPDLTTEAMVIHFLPDCLGKYMLTLPEAYLIPKLFEKAKSGMVIKGKAKDKLVDLMRAAVDATNLDRIIILLSILKTLAETDEYSTIVTSKNTFYQSNESETLRINKICNYTLSNYKKDITLEEVASLSNLSVTSFCRYFKLMTKKTFYDFLIEIRVSHACRFLIENKLPTEMICFDCGFNNVSNFYRHFKKVTGMTPLDYKRKYLN, translated from the coding sequence ATGAAACCTCATTTTCATAAAGTTCCGATTACTTTACAAAGTTCCTTTAGTATCCGTCATGATATTAAACCTGATTTTGGGAATATCTGGCATTACCATCCCGAGCTGGAATTGCATTATGTAATCAAGGGTGAAGGTGTTCGTTTTATCGGTGATAACATCAGTAATTTTGTACCAGATGAGATGGTACTTTTAGGAGAGAACTTACCACATACCTGGCGCTGTAAAGATGAATATTTTCAAAACAACCCTGATCTTACCACCGAAGCCATGGTGATTCATTTCCTGCCTGATTGCCTGGGGAAATATATGCTTACTTTACCCGAAGCTTATTTAATACCTAAATTATTTGAAAAGGCTAAAAGCGGGATGGTAATTAAGGGAAAAGCTAAAGATAAACTGGTTGATTTAATGCGGGCAGCGGTTGATGCTACAAATCTGGACAGGATTATTATTCTGCTTTCTATTTTAAAAACATTAGCCGAAACAGATGAATATTCGACTATTGTAACCAGTAAAAATACATTTTACCAAAGCAACGAGTCTGAAACACTGCGCATTAATAAAATCTGTAATTATACCTTGAGTAATTATAAAAAGGATATCACACTGGAAGAAGTGGCATCGCTGAGTAATTTAAGCGTGACTTCTTTCTGCAGGTATTTTAAACTGATGACGAAGAAAACCTTTTATGATTTTCTGATTGAGATTCGGGTAAGTCATGCTTGTCGTTTTTTAATTGAAAACAAGCTGCCTACCGAAATGATCTGTTTTGATTGTGGTTTTAATAACGTATCTAATTTCTACCGGCACTTTAAAAAAGTTACAGGGATGACACCTTTGGATTATAAAAGAAAGTATTTGAATTAG
- a CDS encoding glycoside hydrolase family 2, whose translation MGLGSCRHEPKRIQFKQLLLLLLCIINFYGVSSLYAQNQTRKDILLNSNWLSIANEKNSDAFEGFQLASYKTLDWKKVNVPHNWDQYEGYQRKFHGNKHGYAWYRKTFKTNESKQGKRFFLYFEGVGSYATVWLNGKKVGYHAGGRTTFTLDVTAAIKLNNQENTLAVRADHPANIQDLPWVDGGCSTERGFSEGSQPMGIFRPVHLMVTNELHVEPFGVHIWNDNKISEKAAILNLSTTVKNYSLRSKNVSIINRLLDQSGKPVKELKKTTTVPAGKEIQIDQQTDKIANPKLWSLENPYLYTLQTTVVENGKIVDELKTPYGIRWISWPIGDQVAQKQFLLNGKPVFINGIAEYEHLIGQSHAFSNEQISSRVRQIKAAGFNAFRDAHQPHNLLYSDYWDKEGILCWTQMAAHIWYDTPEFRKNFKSLLTDWVKERRNSPAVVLWGLENESTLPEDFAKECTELIRKLDPTASSQRKVTTCNGGKGTDWDVPQNWTGTYGGNPLTYGEDLQRQVLVGEYGAWRTIDLHHTDANGKGYTENKMTDLMETKVRLAESVKDKTAGHFFWLYSSHDNPGRVQGGEGLRDLDRVGPVNYKGMFTPWEEPTDVFYMFRANYAPKQTEPMVYIVSHTWPNRWTKPGIKDSVVVYSNCDEVELFNDVNGQSLGRRKRDVIGTHFQWNKPDIQYNILYAVGYVNGKAVAKDQVVLQNLPESPNFNVLIKDKQLTTPAQGYNDVYRVNCGGGDYTDANGRKWSADRNLTSQHNFGSTSWTTDFKDIPAFFASQRRTFQPIAGTKDWKLLQTFRYGRDQLKYHFPLPDGEYLVELYFIEPWLGIGGGFDAKAMRLFDVAFNGKTVIKDLDIWKEAGSNSLLKKTIKTTVKGGFLDINFPEVKAGQAVISAIAIASLNPNIHAAPPSQSLLTKIKNAELNSWLDIGDEQFKNENSTFTDLPSNLYGAEWLKASRAQESIEFTATDSVDAFIALTINSSIPQGFEDTRTSIKNSRDESFNLYRKRLLPNERIIFDNRTATVFVLPVTHLQPAYDLKTTTSYKATDGILAGKEVIKAILMDKQRVVFNAANQGSLSWKISVGVADTYSLTIKYHNPSEQLLKGKLEFSSADGTVMKTESVEFAPTKAGKWNYLSTNTGSMINAGTYQLRLIATDAKGLAVDALDVQ comes from the coding sequence ATGGGCCTTGGTTCGTGTCGCCACGAACCAAAAAGAATTCAATTTAAACAGTTGCTTTTACTACTGTTATGCATCATCAATTTTTATGGAGTGAGTTCGCTTTATGCACAAAACCAAACCAGGAAAGACATTTTATTAAATTCAAACTGGCTCAGTATCGCCAACGAAAAAAACAGCGATGCTTTTGAGGGCTTTCAATTAGCCAGCTATAAAACCCTTGACTGGAAAAAAGTAAATGTTCCGCATAACTGGGATCAGTACGAAGGTTACCAACGGAAATTCCATGGCAATAAACATGGTTATGCCTGGTACCGCAAAACATTTAAAACCAATGAAAGTAAACAAGGAAAACGGTTTTTTCTATACTTTGAAGGTGTTGGTTCTTACGCAACGGTTTGGTTAAACGGTAAAAAAGTTGGTTATCATGCGGGCGGCAGAACAACTTTTACATTGGATGTAACTGCTGCAATTAAACTGAATAACCAAGAAAATACATTAGCTGTTCGGGCCGATCACCCTGCAAATATCCAGGATTTACCCTGGGTTGATGGCGGTTGTTCAACTGAACGAGGTTTTTCAGAAGGTTCGCAACCGATGGGTATTTTCCGTCCGGTTCATTTAATGGTAACCAACGAGCTTCATGTTGAACCCTTTGGTGTGCACATTTGGAACGATAATAAAATTTCAGAAAAGGCTGCGATTTTGAATCTGAGTACCACAGTTAAAAATTATAGCTTAAGGTCTAAAAATGTTTCCATAATCAACAGATTACTAGATCAAAGTGGGAAGCCGGTTAAAGAATTAAAGAAAACAACAACTGTTCCTGCTGGTAAAGAAATTCAGATCGATCAGCAGACTGATAAAATCGCTAATCCTAAACTTTGGTCATTAGAAAATCCATATCTCTATACTTTACAAACTACGGTAGTGGAGAACGGGAAAATTGTCGATGAACTGAAAACACCTTATGGTATCCGCTGGATTAGCTGGCCTATTGGTGATCAGGTTGCTCAGAAACAGTTTCTTTTAAATGGAAAACCTGTTTTCATTAACGGGATTGCAGAATATGAGCATTTAATTGGTCAGAGCCACGCTTTTAGTAACGAGCAGATCAGCTCGAGGGTTCGACAAATTAAAGCAGCAGGTTTTAATGCCTTCCGGGATGCACATCAACCACACAATTTATTGTATTCTGATTATTGGGATAAGGAAGGGATTTTATGCTGGACGCAGATGGCCGCACATATCTGGTACGATACGCCGGAATTCCGGAAGAATTTTAAATCACTTCTAACAGACTGGGTAAAAGAACGCAGGAACAGTCCGGCGGTAGTATTATGGGGTTTAGAAAACGAAAGTACTTTACCCGAAGATTTCGCGAAGGAATGTACCGAGTTGATTCGGAAATTAGATCCTACAGCTTCATCACAAAGAAAAGTAACCACCTGTAACGGCGGAAAAGGCACGGATTGGGATGTTCCCCAAAACTGGACCGGTACCTATGGCGGTAATCCTTTAACTTATGGCGAAGATTTACAACGTCAGGTTTTGGTTGGTGAATATGGTGCGTGGAGAACCATCGATCTTCATCACACAGATGCGAATGGTAAAGGTTACACGGAGAACAAAATGACCGATTTAATGGAAACTAAGGTGCGCCTGGCCGAATCGGTAAAGGATAAAACCGCAGGTCACTTTTTCTGGCTATACAGTTCACATGATAATCCGGGAAGGGTGCAGGGAGGAGAAGGATTGAGAGATCTCGATCGGGTAGGCCCTGTAAATTACAAAGGCATGTTTACGCCCTGGGAAGAACCTACAGATGTATTTTATATGTTCAGGGCAAATTATGCACCGAAACAAACTGAACCTATGGTGTACATTGTTTCGCATACCTGGCCAAACCGCTGGACGAAACCCGGCATTAAAGACAGTGTGGTGGTGTATTCCAATTGTGATGAAGTAGAGCTTTTTAACGATGTAAACGGTCAATCTTTAGGCCGAAGGAAACGTGATGTTATAGGCACACATTTCCAGTGGAACAAACCAGATATCCAATATAATATATTGTATGCCGTGGGTTATGTAAATGGGAAAGCTGTGGCCAAAGATCAAGTGGTATTACAGAATCTGCCTGAAAGTCCAAATTTTAATGTTTTAATTAAGGATAAACAATTAACAACTCCCGCTCAGGGCTATAATGATGTGTATCGCGTAAACTGTGGTGGTGGCGATTATACAGATGCCAACGGGCGTAAATGGTCGGCTGATAGGAATTTAACTTCACAGCATAATTTTGGCTCTACCTCATGGACAACAGATTTTAAGGATATTCCTGCTTTTTTTGCCAGTCAACGCCGCACCTTTCAACCCATTGCCGGTACCAAAGACTGGAAGCTTTTACAGACTTTCAGATATGGCAGAGATCAGTTGAAATATCATTTCCCGCTGCCTGACGGAGAATACCTGGTCGAACTTTATTTTATCGAGCCCTGGCTGGGTATAGGCGGAGGTTTTGATGCCAAAGCCATGCGCTTATTTGATGTGGCCTTTAACGGTAAAACTGTAATTAAAGATTTAGACATCTGGAAGGAAGCCGGAAGCAACTCTCTGTTGAAGAAAACAATCAAAACGACGGTTAAAGGTGGCTTTCTGGATATTAATTTCCCCGAAGTAAAAGCTGGTCAGGCGGTGATTTCAGCTATTGCCATTGCCAGTTTAAATCCAAATATTCATGCTGCACCGCCTAGTCAATCGCTTTTAACCAAAATCAAAAATGCGGAACTAAACAGCTGGCTGGATATTGGGGATGAACAGTTTAAAAATGAAAATTCGACCTTTACCGATCTGCCTTCTAATTTATATGGTGCAGAATGGTTAAAAGCATCACGGGCGCAGGAAAGTATCGAATTCACCGCTACGGATAGTGTCGACGCATTTATTGCTTTGACGATAAACAGCAGCATTCCCCAGGGATTCGAAGACACCAGGACCTCAATAAAAAACAGTAGGGATGAAAGCTTTAATCTCTATCGGAAAAGACTCCTTCCTAACGAAAGGATTATCTTCGATAATAGAACAGCCACTGTTTTTGTATTACCTGTTACGCATTTACAACCCGCATACGATTTAAAAACGACGACTTCCTATAAAGCGACAGATGGTATTTTGGCCGGTAAAGAAGTAATAAAAGCCATATTGATGGATAAACAGCGTGTTGTTTTTAATGCTGCTAATCAAGGTAGTTTAAGCTGGAAAATTTCAGTGGGCGTGGCCGATACCTATTCGTTAACCATCAAATACCATAATCCATCGGAGCAGCTTTTAAAAGGAAAACTGGAATTCTCCTCAGCTGACGGAACAGTGATGAAAACAGAAAGTGTTGAATTTGCACCAACCAAAGCGGGTAAATGGAACTACCTGAGCACCAATACCGGAAGCATGATTAATGCCGGAACTTATCAACTCAGATTGATTGCTACTGATGCTAAAGGCCTTGCAGTTGATGCTTTAGATGTTCAATAA
- a CDS encoding sodium:solute symporter: MKGLPVVDLAIIFIYLVGMILVGVYFSRKNKNSEQFTKASGLIPGWAIGLSIYATFLSSNTFLGVPGKAFGSNWNAFVFSISMPLAAWIASKYFVPFYRNTGEISAYTHLEKRFGAWARVYAVVCFLLTQLARMGSIFFGIALSLQALTGYSMQMIMIVMGICIIVYTVLGGIEAVIWTEVVQAVVKTFGALLILYLIISNMPGGVSKIVEIGQSANKFSLGSFKLDFVGSSFWVVLLYGFFINLNNFGMDQNYIQRYHTASSSKAASKSIWLCVWLYIPASLLFFIIGSCLYAYYEINPDLVQSIKHQVALERLPLHASAAEILKVQNALQPADYGDKIMPHFMVTKIPIGLVGLIVSAILSAAMSTISSGMNASATVFSVDIYKRYFKPGITEKQNLSLLHLATVGFGLLGMIAGIAMIGVKSILDVWWELSGIFAAGMLGLFLLGIISRQTKNHEAITATIIGIAVIIWMTFSSLLPPEYEVFRNPLHKNMIIVIGTLTIFLAGLFLTKIKNKKTKTAN, from the coding sequence ATGAAAGGACTTCCTGTAGTCGATCTTGCAATAATCTTCATTTATCTTGTTGGAATGATATTAGTTGGGGTTTATTTTTCGAGGAAAAATAAAAATTCCGAGCAATTTACAAAAGCTTCGGGCCTGATTCCCGGATGGGCGATAGGTTTATCTATTTATGCAACCTTTTTAAGCAGTAATACTTTTTTAGGCGTGCCGGGCAAGGCTTTCGGGAGCAATTGGAATGCATTTGTATTCAGCATTTCGATGCCTTTGGCAGCCTGGATCGCTTCGAAATACTTTGTTCCTTTTTACCGGAATACAGGCGAAATATCGGCCTATACCCATTTAGAAAAACGTTTTGGTGCATGGGCAAGGGTATATGCAGTAGTATGTTTCCTGTTAACACAGCTGGCCAGGATGGGATCGATATTTTTTGGAATTGCCCTGAGTTTGCAAGCACTTACCGGCTATTCGATGCAGATGATTATGATCGTAATGGGCATATGTATCATCGTTTATACCGTTTTAGGAGGAATTGAAGCGGTAATATGGACGGAAGTGGTACAGGCTGTCGTAAAAACTTTTGGCGCATTGCTTATTCTGTATTTAATTATTTCGAATATGCCGGGAGGGGTTTCGAAAATTGTGGAGATCGGGCAATCGGCCAATAAATTTAGTTTAGGTAGTTTTAAGCTGGATTTTGTTGGATCATCTTTTTGGGTGGTCTTGCTCTATGGATTTTTCATCAACCTGAACAATTTTGGGATGGACCAGAATTATATCCAGCGTTACCATACGGCATCCTCAAGTAAGGCAGCTTCAAAATCAATCTGGTTGTGCGTGTGGTTATATATTCCGGCATCATTGCTCTTTTTTATTATAGGATCTTGCTTGTATGCTTATTACGAAATTAATCCGGACCTGGTGCAGTCGATCAAACATCAGGTAGCGCTGGAGCGTTTGCCCTTACATGCCTCAGCTGCAGAAATATTAAAAGTGCAAAATGCCTTACAGCCGGCAGATTATGGGGATAAAATTATGCCGCACTTTATGGTCACTAAAATTCCAATTGGTTTGGTGGGGTTAATTGTATCGGCTATTTTATCGGCGGCCATGAGTACCATCAGTTCGGGAATGAATGCCTCAGCAACAGTGTTTTCGGTGGATATTTATAAACGGTATTTCAAACCGGGCATAACCGAAAAACAAAATTTATCACTGTTACATTTAGCCACCGTTGGCTTTGGTTTACTGGGTATGATTGCTGGCATAGCCATGATTGGCGTAAAAAGTATTTTAGATGTTTGGTGGGAATTATCAGGGATTTTTGCAGCAGGAATGCTGGGTTTATTTCTTCTGGGTATCATCAGTAGGCAAACTAAAAACCACGAAGCCATCACCGCAACAATAATCGGCATTGCCGTAATCATATGGATGACATTTTCTTCGCTTCTTCCTCCAGAATATGAAGTTTTTAGAAATCCATTGCATAAAAATATGATTATTGTGATCGGCACTTTAACTATTTTTTTAGCAGGACTTTTCCTGACGAAAATTAAAAACAAAAAGACTAAAACAGCCAATTAA
- a CDS encoding fucose isomerase — MRQGKQGEILLVSSGDLRLSANQNCWAAQVEMERKLTLAIEQFGCKVKRAHPYHSTKKHGFIDSQRMGMDIFRNINPDQPLIVAESVWQYSHHVLAGLSTHRGPILTVANWSGQWPGLVGMLNLNGCLTKASIPYSTLWSEDFTDDFFTEGLQQWLSTGKISYDQGHVKSFALSKIPLSDDKIGRTFAKSLKERKVIMGVFDEGCMGMYNAIIPDELLHKTGFFKERLSQSALYADMLEVKQAEAEAVLDWLLQKGMTFNWGTDEETQLTKRQTLEQCKMYIAALRIADDFSCDTIGIQYQQGLKDLTVASDLVEGLLNNEDRPPVFSVDGKELYAKRALPHFNEVDECAGLDALVTYNLWKELGMTGENTLHDIRWGEYYKNEEVDGFVWLFLISGAAPPAHFIDGYTGASSDRQPAMYFRLGGGSLKGVSKPGFIVWSRVYIINNEIHCDLGVGEVVALPEAETKRRWEGTTPEWPIMHAILKGVSRDQLMARHKANHIQVVYTNYEAGAHEACRIKAAALDELGLKVHFCGDVNLTKKRNSI, encoded by the coding sequence ATGAGACAAGGCAAACAAGGAGAAATTCTACTGGTTTCGAGCGGCGATTTACGGCTTTCGGCGAATCAAAACTGCTGGGCTGCCCAAGTTGAAATGGAGCGAAAATTAACTTTGGCTATCGAACAATTTGGCTGTAAAGTTAAACGTGCTCATCCTTATCATTCAACAAAAAAACATGGCTTTATCGATTCGCAAAGAATGGGAATGGATATCTTTAGAAATATTAATCCCGACCAGCCTTTAATTGTTGCAGAAAGTGTTTGGCAATACTCTCATCACGTATTAGCAGGGCTTAGCACGCATCGCGGACCGATATTAACAGTAGCCAACTGGAGCGGTCAATGGCCGGGTTTGGTAGGTATGTTAAATCTAAATGGTTGTTTAACCAAAGCGTCTATTCCTTACAGCACTTTATGGAGCGAAGATTTTACGGATGATTTTTTTACAGAGGGACTGCAACAGTGGTTATCAACGGGTAAAATCAGTTACGATCAGGGTCATGTAAAGAGTTTTGCACTCAGTAAAATTCCATTGAGCGATGATAAGATAGGAAGAACTTTTGCGAAAAGTTTAAAAGAGCGAAAAGTGATCATGGGCGTGTTTGATGAGGGCTGCATGGGTATGTACAATGCTATCATTCCCGACGAACTCTTGCACAAAACCGGTTTTTTTAAAGAACGATTGAGTCAGTCGGCATTATATGCTGATATGCTAGAGGTTAAGCAAGCCGAAGCTGAAGCCGTTTTAGACTGGCTTTTACAAAAAGGAATGACTTTCAACTGGGGAACTGATGAAGAAACCCAGCTAACAAAAAGGCAAACACTTGAACAATGCAAAATGTATATTGCGGCCTTAAGGATAGCTGATGATTTTAGCTGCGATACCATTGGGATTCAATATCAGCAGGGATTAAAAGATTTAACTGTCGCCAGCGATTTAGTAGAGGGTTTATTAAATAATGAAGACCGCCCGCCTGTATTTTCTGTTGACGGTAAAGAACTTTATGCCAAACGGGCTTTACCGCATTTTAACGAGGTAGACGAATGTGCCGGTTTAGATGCTTTGGTAACCTATAATCTTTGGAAAGAACTGGGAATGACCGGAGAAAACACACTTCACGATATCCGTTGGGGCGAATATTACAAAAATGAAGAGGTAGATGGTTTTGTTTGGTTATTTTTAATCTCCGGAGCAGCACCACCTGCACATTTTATTGATGGTTATACCGGAGCAAGCAGCGACAGACAGCCGGCCATGTATTTCCGTTTAGGCGGGGGATCGTTAAAAGGCGTTAGTAAACCAGGCTTTATTGTATGGAGCCGTGTATATATAATAAATAATGAAATACATTGCGATTTAGGTGTTGGAGAAGTAGTAGCTTTACCTGAAGCCGAAACCAAAAGGAGGTGGGAGGGCACCACTCCGGAATGGCCAATTATGCATGCCATTTTAAAAGGAGTTAGCCGCGATCAGTTAATGGCCAGGCATAAAGCCAACCACATTCAGGTGGTTTATACCAACTACGAAGCAGGAGCACACGAAGCTTGCCGGATTAAAGCCGCTGCCTTAGATGAGCTCGGTTTAAAAGTACATTTCTGTGGAGATGTAAACCTGACAAAAAAAAGAAATTCAATTTAA